One window from the genome of Pyrobaculum ferrireducens encodes:
- a CDS encoding glucose 1-dehydrogenase codes for MKAVTAVPGVPESLRLREVPKPVPKAGEALLRPLAVGVCGTDKEIIEGRYGKAPEGSDFLILGHEALAEVADVGAGVDNVSPGDVVVPTVRRPLNCDLPVDYCPFGKYLEHGIWGLHGHAAEYSISDARYLVKVPPEVVDVAVLTEPLSVVEKGVELGLNLYQARLSRLPQRALVLGAGPIGLLAAMLLRLRGLAVTVTATRPPDSLKAKLAQQIGAVYVDAAHDEISGKFDLVIEATGSPQVALEGLERLESGGVEVLLGVYPRGGTLNDVGALLTDAVLNNKLVVGSVNAGIRHFQMALQHLKEAKERYGDWPRRLITKEATLENYAEAYHWTHDDIKTVLVMTPK; via the coding sequence ATGAAGGCGGTCACGGCGGTGCCCGGGGTGCCGGAGTCGCTGAGGCTGAGGGAGGTGCCGAAGCCGGTGCCAAAGGCCGGGGAGGCCCTCCTGCGCCCGCTTGCAGTGGGGGTGTGCGGGACCGATAAGGAGATTATCGAGGGGAGGTACGGCAAGGCGCCGGAGGGTAGCGACTTCTTAATTCTCGGCCACGAGGCGCTGGCGGAGGTAGCCGACGTGGGGGCCGGGGTGGACAACGTCTCGCCTGGCGACGTCGTGGTGCCGACGGTGAGGCGCCCCCTAAACTGCGACTTGCCGGTGGACTACTGCCCCTTTGGAAAATACCTAGAGCACGGCATATGGGGCCTCCACGGCCACGCCGCGGAGTACTCCATCTCAGATGCAAGGTATCTAGTGAAAGTCCCGCCTGAGGTGGTTGACGTGGCTGTGCTCACGGAGCCGCTGTCGGTGGTGGAGAAGGGGGTGGAGCTGGGGCTGAACCTCTACCAGGCGAGGCTTAGCCGACTGCCTCAGAGGGCTTTGGTGCTCGGCGCGGGGCCCATCGGACTTTTGGCGGCGATGTTGCTAAGGCTCCGCGGCCTAGCGGTGACCGTAACCGCGACGCGCCCGCCTGATAGCTTGAAGGCGAAGCTGGCTCAGCAGATTGGGGCTGTGTACGTCGATGCGGCTCACGACGAGATCTCCGGCAAGTTCGACCTAGTGATTGAGGCCACTGGCTCGCCGCAGGTGGCGCTGGAGGGCTTGGAGAGGCTTGAGTCAGGCGGCGTCGAGGTGTTGCTGGGGGTATACCCAAGAGGCGGCACTTTAAACGACGTCGGTGCCCTCCTCACAGACGCTGTGCTTAACAACAAGCTGGTAGTCGGCTCCGTAAACGCGGGGATACGCCACTTCCAAATGGCCCTCCAGCATCTAAAAGAGGCCAAGGAGAGGTACGGCGACTGGCCGAGGAGGCTGATCACCAAGGAGGCCACCCTCGAGAACTACGCAGAGGCTTACCACTGGACGCACGACGACATAAAAACAGTCTTGGTAATGACGCCGAAGTAA